AAGGTGCGCGTCGTCGAAGACCCGCGGGGGCTGCCGGCGAGCGTGATCGACAAGTACGACGTGCTCATCGTCATCTTCGAGGGACGCGACGGCTACCACGACATGGCGACCGGCTTCGGCGAGGAGACGGATGCCGCGATCCTGCGCTTCGTGCACGACGAAGGCAAGGGGATCGTCTGGTTCCACGGCTCCGCTGCGCAAGAGGACCGCTGGGGCTACCCCGAGGAGTACAACGTCATGCGCGGAGCCAAGCTCAGCGCGTGGGAGACGGGCCTGCGCCCCCGCCCGTGGGGCGAGGCGCAGTTGCACACGACCGAGCCGCGGCATCCGATCACCGAGGGCATCAATGCCACCTGGACCGTCACCGGCGACGACATCCTCGTCGGCGTGCAGATGTACGAGGGCGCCCGAGTGCTGCTGACGACGTTCGACGACCTCGAGGCGTACGAGAAGGCACCCGTGTGGCCGATGTCGCACTACCCGGTCGACATTCCTGAGGGCGGCATCGCCGACCTGCCGGGCATCAACACCGAGCAGCCTCTAGCGTGGATCAACGAGTACGGCGCCGGCCGGTCGTTCACCATCACGATCGGTCACGACATCGACACGTTCCGCCGCATCGAGTTCATCCGCATGTTCCCGCGCGGCGTGGAGTGGGCGGCGACGGGCGAGGTCTCACTGACCGGCCCCGACCGCCGCGGCGACCGCCGCATCAACCCCTGGCCGTACTACAACGGCGAGGGGTGAGCCGCGCCCCGGCGCGTCGGCGCGCGCGGGTGCGTGCCCCGGCGCGTCGGCGTGCGGGTTCGTACCCCCGCGATAAACGCTCTTCCTCGCGAGAAACGCGGTGTGGCGGCGTTTATGGCGAGGAACGGCGTTTATCAGTGAGGGGGGGGGACGGGCATGATCGGAATCGGAATCCTCGGCGCGGGCGGCATCGCGGAGCGCGCGATGGTCGAGCCCGCGCGCGGCGTCGACGGGGTCGAGGTCGTGGCGATCGGGGCACGCGACCCCGAGCGGGCGCGCGCGTTCGCCGAACGCCTCGATCTGCCCGCGTGGGGCGACTACCGCGCCGTGCTGTCGGACCCGCGGGTCGACCTCGTGTACCTCGCGCTGCCGCCGATCGTGCATGCCGAGTGGGCCGTCCGGGCGCTCGCGGCGGGCAAGCACGTGCTGTGCGAGAAACCGCTGTCGGCCAACGGGACGACCGCCGAGCAGATCGCGGATGCCGCGGATGCCGCGGGCCGACGCGCCTTCGTCGGGTTCCACTTCCGCCGGCACGGCTTCATCCGCGAGCTCCTCGAGACGATCGCCTCGGGCGTGCTCGGCGAGGTGAAGCTGGTCGAGATCGACTTCAGCATCCCCCACTTCGTCGTGCAGCCGGGCAACATCCGCCTCGACGGCGACCTCGCGGGCGGAGCCGTGATGGACGTCGGCTGCTACGCCGTCGACCTGCTGCGCGCGGCCTTCGGCGAGCCCGAGGTCGTCATGGCGACGGCGCAGACCTACGACGCGGATCCCCGGATCGACCTGCAGACCGACACGGAGTTGCGTCTCCCCGGTGGCATCCCGGCCCTCCTGCGGGCTTCGTTCCTCGGTGACGACCAGGGCGCGATGTGGGTGCGCGTCGACGGTACGGCCGCTTCGCTTCTCGCGACGAGCGTGATCGTGCCGCAGTGGGGAGGGACGCTGACCGTGACGTCGTCCGGCGGCGAGGTCCTCCGCTCCGTCGCGGCGGAGCCGGGGGAAAACAGCTACGCGCGACAGCTCGAGCACCTGCGCGATGTGCTTTCCGGCGGGGCGGAGAGCGTCCTCGACGCCCGCCGAGGCGTCGGCACCATGCGCGTGGTCGACGCGATCTACCGCGCCGCGGGGCTGCAGCCGCGCTGACGCCGCTTGTCTGCCCGACGTCCGCTCCATCGAGTGTCCACAACACCCGGAAGCGCCCGTACCCGGGTCCGGGTGTCCCTGACGCTCGACGACGGAGTCGGGTTCATCTGTGTACACAACAGCGCCAGTTGCTACACTTGCGCCATGGACACCGTCACGACCGAACTCTCCACGCGCGAGCTCCGGAGTCAGCTGTCCGACGTTCTGGGTCGGGCGATGTACGCGGGCGAGCGTATCGGGGTGACCCGCAACGGCAAGCTGGCGGCGGTGGTCGTGAGCGTCGCCGACGTCGAAGCCCTCGAAGAGTTCGAGATGGCGCAGGACGTGGCCGCCTACCGTCAGGCGAAGAACGACGATGACGGCGTGCGTGTGACGCTCGATGAGCTGCGCGGCGACCTCTCGTCGTGAGCTATCGGGTCGAACTCACCTCCGCGGCGGCCCGTCAGGTGAGGAAGCTGCCGCGACCCGCTCGTGACCGAGTCGTCGAGGCGATCAGCGGCTTGCGAGAGGACCCTCACCCTCCCGCGGCGAAGAAGCTCGTCGGAGAGCAGACCGCCTGGCGTATCCGTGTCGGCGACTACCGGGTGATCTACGACGTCTTCGACGGCGACCTGCTCGTCACCGTCGTCCGGGCCGCGCACCGTCGAGAGGTGTACGACCGGTGACCGGGCAGTCATACGCGCCAGTGGTCGAGACGGCGACCCTCGCCGACATCGACGCGCTGCTGGCGTTCTGGGCGATCGCGGGCGAGAACGACGCGCGACCGAGCGACTCCGCCCCGGCCGTCGAGGCACTGCTCCGTCGTGACCCCGACGCGGTGCTCGTCGTCCGCGCCGAGGGCCGGATCGTCGGCACCGTCATCGCCGGCTGGGACGGGTGGCGCGCCCACCTCTACCGCCTCGCCGTGCACCCCGACCACCGCCGACAGGGGATCGCCCGGCTCCTGCTCGATGCGGCAGAAGCTCGTCTTCGCGCGCTGGGCGCCGGACGCTTCGACGCCATGGTGCTCGAGGGCAACGACCTCGGCGCGTCCGCGTGGGCGGCTCGCGGATACGCGCCCCAGCCCGAGTGGCGGCGCTGGGTGCGTTCCGCGCGCTGAGTCCGCGGCATCCGCGTCACGAGAACAGGGGATTGCGCCGGAGCAGGCTGCGCGCGAGGTGAATTGCCCTGTTCCGGGTGGATCGCCTGTTCTCGCGCGGACCGTCAGCCCCGGTGGAACGGGCAGCCCGACGGCGCGTCCGCGCGGCGCACCCGCCCGCCGGAGCGCGGCTTGGTCGGCATCCGGCGCCTGTTCACCTCGAGTCCGCGGCCCGAGATGCGCAGACGCGGGCCGCTGAGGACGGCGATGGATGCCGCGAGCCCGGCGATCGCGAGCTTCTCGCCGGGGCAGCGGTGACCGGTCGGCACGTCGCCGCCGCCGTGGGGGACGAAGGCGTGCAGCGCCTCGTAGTCGTCGACGCCGCGGAAGCGCTCGGGGTCGAATGTCGACGGTCGCTCCCACTCGCGCGCATCGGTGTCGGTGCCGAGGATGTCCAGGACCACTCGTCCGCCCGCCGCCACCCGCTCTCCGTCCAGCTCGACGTCGGTCTTCGCCCACGCCGGCAGCATCGGCACGAAGGGGGCGGTGCGGCGGATCTCCTGCGCGAACATCGTCGCGAGTTCGCCGCCCACGAGCGATCCGCGCTCGGCCGTCTCGACGGCGATGCGCTCGCGCCACTCCGGTCGGTCGTGCAGCTCCTTCGCGGCGAAGGCGACGAAACGAGAGACGGCGATCATCGGACGGAAGCTGTTCTGCAGCTCGATCCCCGCGCGCTTCGCCGGGAGCAACGCGCCGCCCTGGTCGCGGTGGTGCGCCCACGCGTGCAGCGCGGTGCCCTCGGCGGGGTCGAGCGTGCCCTCACGGACGGCGTCGATGAGCTCCGCGGCATGGCGATCCGACCACCGGCGGTTGAGCAGGGCGAGCGCGAACTCGGGCGAGTACGGCACGCCGAACCCGTCGACGATCTGCGCCTGCCGCCTCGCCCACCGCGTCTGCGCGGCCGCGGTTCCCGGAATGCCCGCCCACCGCATGATCGCCCGGCCCAGCGCTCCGACGGCGGCGTCGTACGCCGAGCGCTCCCCGCCCGCGACCCACGCGTCGAGCTCGCCTCGCCACTGCCGGTCGAGCTCGGGGAGCAGACGCTGCACCTCGGCGTCGTCGTACAGCACATCGACGAAGGTCGCCTTGCGGTGCCGGTGCTCGGCGCCGTCGAGGCTGTGCACCGAGCCGTGGCCGAAGAGCGACTCCTGGATGAAGGCGGGCATGGCCCCGTGGCGGCGGGTCAGCGACTCGTCGTAGAAGAGCCGCACGCCCTCTTCGCCGCGGACGAACAGCGCCTCGCGCCCGAGCAGGCGGAACGGCACCGCACGGGCGCCGCGGTCGGCCCGGCGCCACAGGTGCGCGCCGAAGCCGTAACCGCGGACCAGGAGCGAGAGCGAGTCGTCACGAAGGAGGGCGAGGGGGGATGCCATGCCCCCCACGGTTCCACGTAGGTCGAGGGGCCACCGAGGGGGCGGCGCGTTCTCGGCGCGTGTGGTACCGAGTCAGGTGCACAGGCGCCGCGACCGCCCCTCACGCGCCGGGCCGGGGTGGGCGCGCGGCGACGAGAACAGGGGGATGTCACCGGAGCAGGACGTCTCGGGACGGATCGCCCTGTCCTCGTGGCATCCCCTGTTCTGGTGACGGGCACAGCAGAGGGGCGGCGGCCGCACGGCCACCGCCCCTCCAGAAGACCGTCGATCAGGCCGGAACCCGCGCCCCCTCGAGGATCGGCCGCAGCACCTTCTGCACGTACCACCCCGCGACCATCGTGCTCTCGGCGGGGTGCGGGCTCTGGTCGGACTCGACCACGATCCAGCCGCGGTAGCCGTGCTCGGCCAGCGCGCCGACGAAGCCCTCGAAGTCGACCAGCCCGCGCTCGTCGCTCGGCTCGGAGAACCAGCGGAGGATCTTCCGCGAGCCGCCCTCCGTGCGGATGAACTGCTCCGCGTGCGGCGTCGTCGCCTCGGCGTCGTCGACCGTCTCGCGCGCGTCCTTCAGCTGGACGTGCACGACCCGATCGGCGTGCTGCCGATACAGCGCCACGGGGTCGATCCCCGCGATCGCGAGCTCGGCGGTGTCGATCGCGAGGCCCACGGTGTCGGCATCCGTCGCCGCCAGCAGACGGTGGATGCCGTCACCCAGCCGCAGCGCGGAGAGGAAGTCGACGTGCAGGCCCAGGGCGATGCCGTCCTCGGCGATGGCCGCGCCGACGGCGTTCCACAGGTTCGCCAGCACGCCGATCTGCTCGTCGGAGAGCGCCCCCGTCTGCCACGCCGACGGCGCCGCGCGCACGACCAGCACGCTCCCGCCCAGTCGGCGGATGGCATCCGCGAACCACCGCGCGGTGCGCACGATCTGCTCGACGGAGGCGGGGTCGAGCGGGTCGGGCCCGCGGCCCATCTCGACCTCGAAGCCGACGGAGGGGTCGTACACGTAGCTGCTCACGGCCTCGATCGCGCATGAGGTCAGGAACTCCCCGAACTTCTCGACCGAGCCGTACAGGTCGGCGAGCTGCTGCGGGGTGCCGAGCGGCTCCCACGCGCCGAAGCTCTCGGCGGTGAGTTCCACTCCCGAGAAGCCGCTGATCGACACGGTTTTGAAGGCGCGTTCGTGCTCGCGCGTGCGGACGAACGAGTCGATGTTCGTGTCCCACTGGTTGATGGCGTAGGCCCAGCGCACGTCGCTCATCGCGCGACCTCCTCGGCGTAGATGCCGTCCAGGACGTTCTTCGCGTACCACCGGGCGATCGCCGTGCTCTCGGCGTAGTCGCCGCCGAGCTTGTCGGCCTTGTCGTGCTCGACGCTGATCCAGCCGGTGTAGCCGTGGTCGCGGACGGAGCGCATCATCGCCTCGAAGTCGACGAGCCCCTCGTCGGTGCCCATCTCGTAGAACCACTTCTCGGTCGTCTTGGCCGACACCTCGGCGTCGGGGAACATCCGGTAGTCGTCGTTGACGTCCTTGTGCCGGGTGTCTTTGAAGTGGAATCCGGTCACGCGCTCGTGGTGCGCTTCGTACACGTCGACGGGGTCGACGTCGGCGATGCAGTGCTGAGCGGTGTCGACGAAGAACTTCACGTACCGCGGGTCGGCGTAGGAGTAGAACCGGCCGATCTGATCGCGCGTGCGGATGCCGGCGTAGAACTCGTGGTGGCAGGTGAGGTTCACGCCGTGCTGCTGGGTGAGCTCGCCGACCTTGCCCCAGATGTCGGCCGCGTGCTTGAGGCCGTCGTCGGGCACGCCCGCCTCGTCGAAGTACCGGGAGCCGGGCATGACGATGATGTTGTCCAGCTGGATGCCCGACCACATGTCCAGCGTCCGCTGGAAGTCCTCGAGGATCGTGCCGTGCGTCGCGGGAACCTCGGGCGCATAGCGGTCGGGGGAGTAGTAGACGCCGTGGAAGGTGTTGACGATGCGCTCGAGGCCCTGCTCCTGCACGAACTCCTGGTAGTTCGCGACGGACCCGTACTGCTCGAGGATCTGCCAGATGCGGAAGTCGAAGGTGTCGATCGCATCGAACCCGACGGCGGCGACCTGCTGCAGGAAGCGCTTCATCGCCAGGCGCGACTGCCACTGGTCGTAGGGCCCGGCGGGGCCCTGGGCCCGCCAGTGGTCCATGTAGCTCCACTTGATGGGTCGGTCGGTCATGGTGTGCTCGCTCTCGGAGAAGGTGCGGATGAGGGACGGTCGGAGAGGAGAGCGCCGGCCAGAGCGAGATGACGTGACGTCATCTCCCACGGGTCGTCGTCGAGCCACTCCTGGCCGCCCCACTCGCTGCAGAGCGTGCCGGTGAAGCCCGTCGCGGCGAGGGCGGCGCCCACGTCGCGAAGGGGGTCGGAAATCCGGTGGTCGGCGTCGTCCAGGTCCCAGAACTTCAGGTGCACCCCACCGAGGAGGGGGAGGACGGATGCCAGGTCGTGCACGTGCGATCGGCCGAAGCGCACGAGCAGGTTCATGTAGAGCGTGTGCACGGGGCCGGGCACCTGCCCCGATCGCAGCAGGTCGACGACCGCGTCGTGGGTCGCGGGATCGCGCCACTCGTCGCGCAGGCGACGGAGAAGGTCGGGACGGATGCCGCCGCGCTCGAGCCGTTCGAGGTAAGTCACCGGCAGTGCCGGCATGAGCATGCTGATGTCGAGCAGCAGGCGCACGTGCGGGGTGTCGAGCGCGGCGATGCGCCCGTAGGCCTCCGGACGGGCGGCGGGTGTCTCGTGGCCCTGCGCCTCCTCGTAGAGGACGAGGTCGAGTTCTTCGAGCAGCGGCACGAGCTCGTCGAGCAGTGCCCCGGCCTGGCCGATCGGCAGACGGACCCCCGCGGCTCCCGCCCAGGCCGCCGTGCGCAGCTGAGGTTCGAGGAACGCTCGGCGCTCGGCATCCGTTCTCCGCCTCCCGTGGTCGAACTCGTCGATGGAGACACCGACGATGCTGACGCGTCCGCCCGCGGCCGTGAGCCGGTCGCGGAACGCCTGTACGTCGACGGCCGGAGGGGAGGGGAACCCGCGCCACATCTGGCCCAGCTCGATCTCGATCGCCGGTGCGATGCCCTGTTCGACCAGCGTGAGGGCCAGGTCGGGAGCGGTGCGCTCGGCGCGGATCACCGCGGGCGTGAGGTTGAAGGCGCTGGCGGTCAGGGTCCAGCCGTCGGGGAGGCTCATGCGGCTTCTCCCACGTCCCGCGACACGCTCGCAGCGGCGGCGCGCGTCTCGAGCGTGCGGGTGACCGAGAACGGCAGGCGCAGCGGGGCATCCGGGCCGCCGGGCAGATACGGGATCTCGAGACGGAACGACACCGACACCTCGTGGATGCCGGGGGTGGTGGCATCCGGGATCTCCAGCACGACGCGATCTTGGAGATACCACCAGGCGTCCTCGGCGCCGAGGTCTGCGGGGGCGATGCGCCGCTCTCCGAGGACGATCGACGGCTCGTGCGGCTCGCCGTCGAGGTTGACGAGAGGTTCGATCAGGCTGGCGAGGGGAAGCGAGCGGATCCAGGGGAGCGAGAGGCGGACCTCGGTCACGTCGTCGGCGACGCGCAGGGCATCGTCGCGCAGAGCGGAAAGGGTCATCGCGGGCACGTCCTCGTGTCACAGCGCACCCGACGGCGCGCTTCCGCTTACAACCTACCTACTAAAGTCGAAATGCGGAAGAAGTCAGTTCGCGACGCCGTGCACGGCCGCCACCGTCGGGCGTCCCTCGGCGAACCAGCGCGGCAGACTCACCTCGAACAGCTGCTCGAGCGCGAGGTCGACGCCGCCGCGGACGGGCTCGCGCGTGTCGTTCTCGCTCGTCTTGATCGAGAGGTCGCGCGTGGCCAGGGGCAGGGAGAGCTCGTAGACGCGGTGGCGCACTTCGGCGAGGAACAGCTCGCCCGTCGACGCGACGGCGCCGCCGATGACGATGACGCTCGGGTTGAACATGTTGACCAGGGCGGCGATGGCCTCGCCGACCTGACGGGCCGAGGCCTGGACGAGCGAGACGGCCAGAGCGTCGCCTCTCGAGGCGGCGAGGGTGATTCTCTCGAGGCTGAGGTCGTCTCCGGCGGCCACGCTGTCGGCGAGAGACCCCGTGGCGCCGGCCTCGATCGCGGCGCGGGCGTCGCGCACGAGCGCCCATCCTCCCGCGACGGCTTCGAGGCAGCCGATCTTGCCGCAGCGGCACACCTGCTCCGCGCCCGGGACGCGCACGTGGCCCATGTCGCCCGCCGCCCCGTTCGCGCCGCGGTGCAGTCGTCCGTGCGAGACGAGCCCCGCGCCGATGCCCGTGCC
This portion of the Microbacterium testaceum StLB037 genome encodes:
- a CDS encoding ThuA domain-containing protein produces the protein MTDVLNVLILSGHMTIEHDNAHRSFRLHNQWITTLLEDTGRFKVRVVEDPRGLPASVIDKYDVLIVIFEGRDGYHDMATGFGEETDAAILRFVHDEGKGIVWFHGSAAQEDRWGYPEEYNVMRGAKLSAWETGLRPRPWGEAQLHTTEPRHPITEGINATWTVTGDDILVGVQMYEGARVLLTTFDDLEAYEKAPVWPMSHYPVDIPEGGIADLPGINTEQPLAWINEYGAGRSFTITIGHDIDTFRRIEFIRMFPRGVEWAATGEVSLTGPDRRGDRRINPWPYYNGEG
- a CDS encoding Gfo/Idh/MocA family protein, whose product is MIGIGILGAGGIAERAMVEPARGVDGVEVVAIGARDPERARAFAERLDLPAWGDYRAVLSDPRVDLVYLALPPIVHAEWAVRALAAGKHVLCEKPLSANGTTAEQIADAADAAGRRAFVGFHFRRHGFIRELLETIASGVLGEVKLVEIDFSIPHFVVQPGNIRLDGDLAGGAVMDVGCYAVDLLRAAFGEPEVVMATAQTYDADPRIDLQTDTELRLPGGIPALLRASFLGDDQGAMWVRVDGTAASLLATSVIVPQWGGTLTVTSSGGEVLRSVAAEPGENSYARQLEHLRDVLSGGAESVLDARRGVGTMRVVDAIYRAAGLQPR
- a CDS encoding type II toxin-antitoxin system prevent-host-death family antitoxin — translated: MDTVTTELSTRELRSQLSDVLGRAMYAGERIGVTRNGKLAAVVVSVADVEALEEFEMAQDVAAYRQAKNDDDGVRVTLDELRGDLSS
- a CDS encoding type II toxin-antitoxin system RelE family toxin, with protein sequence MSYRVELTSAAARQVRKLPRPARDRVVEAISGLREDPHPPAAKKLVGEQTAWRIRVGDYRVIYDVFDGDLLVTVVRAAHRREVYDR
- a CDS encoding GNAT family N-acetyltransferase produces the protein MTGQSYAPVVETATLADIDALLAFWAIAGENDARPSDSAPAVEALLRRDPDAVLVVRAEGRIVGTVIAGWDGWRAHLYRLAVHPDHRRQGIARLLLDAAEARLRALGAGRFDAMVLEGNDLGASAWAARGYAPQPEWRRWVRSAR
- a CDS encoding cytochrome P450 — translated: MASPLALLRDDSLSLLVRGYGFGAHLWRRADRGARAVPFRLLGREALFVRGEEGVRLFYDESLTRRHGAMPAFIQESLFGHGSVHSLDGAEHRHRKATFVDVLYDDAEVQRLLPELDRQWRGELDAWVAGGERSAYDAAVGALGRAIMRWAGIPGTAAAQTRWARRQAQIVDGFGVPYSPEFALALLNRRWSDRHAAELIDAVREGTLDPAEGTALHAWAHHRDQGGALLPAKRAGIELQNSFRPMIAVSRFVAFAAKELHDRPEWRERIAVETAERGSLVGGELATMFAQEIRRTAPFVPMLPAWAKTDVELDGERVAAGGRVVLDILGTDTDAREWERPSTFDPERFRGVDDYEALHAFVPHGGGDVPTGHRCPGEKLAIAGLAASIAVLSGPRLRISGRGLEVNRRRMPTKPRSGGRVRRADAPSGCPFHRG
- a CDS encoding sugar phosphate isomerase/epimerase family protein, coding for MSDVRWAYAINQWDTNIDSFVRTREHERAFKTVSISGFSGVELTAESFGAWEPLGTPQQLADLYGSVEKFGEFLTSCAIEAVSSYVYDPSVGFEVEMGRGPDPLDPASVEQIVRTARWFADAIRRLGGSVLVVRAAPSAWQTGALSDEQIGVLANLWNAVGAAIAEDGIALGLHVDFLSALRLGDGIHRLLAATDADTVGLAIDTAELAIAGIDPVALYRQHADRVVHVQLKDARETVDDAEATTPHAEQFIRTEGGSRKILRWFSEPSDERGLVDFEGFVGALAEHGYRGWIVVESDQSPHPAESTMVAGWYVQKVLRPILEGARVPA
- a CDS encoding sugar phosphate isomerase/epimerase family protein; the encoded protein is MTDRPIKWSYMDHWRAQGPAGPYDQWQSRLAMKRFLQQVAAVGFDAIDTFDFRIWQILEQYGSVANYQEFVQEQGLERIVNTFHGVYYSPDRYAPEVPATHGTILEDFQRTLDMWSGIQLDNIIVMPGSRYFDEAGVPDDGLKHAADIWGKVGELTQQHGVNLTCHHEFYAGIRTRDQIGRFYSYADPRYVKFFVDTAQHCIADVDPVDVYEAHHERVTGFHFKDTRHKDVNDDYRMFPDAEVSAKTTEKWFYEMGTDEGLVDFEAMMRSVRDHGYTGWISVEHDKADKLGGDYAESTAIARWYAKNVLDGIYAEEVAR
- a CDS encoding restriction endonuclease subunit R translates to MSLPDGWTLTASAFNLTPAVIRAERTAPDLALTLVEQGIAPAIEIELGQMWRGFPSPPAVDVQAFRDRLTAAGGRVSIVGVSIDEFDHGRRRTDAERRAFLEPQLRTAAWAGAAGVRLPIGQAGALLDELVPLLEELDLVLYEEAQGHETPAARPEAYGRIAALDTPHVRLLLDISMLMPALPVTYLERLERGGIRPDLLRRLRDEWRDPATHDAVVDLLRSGQVPGPVHTLYMNLLVRFGRSHVHDLASVLPLLGGVHLKFWDLDDADHRISDPLRDVGAALAATGFTGTLCSEWGGQEWLDDDPWEMTSRHLALAGALLSDRPSSAPSPRASTP